One genomic segment of Hordeum vulgare subsp. vulgare chromosome 2H, MorexV3_pseudomolecules_assembly, whole genome shotgun sequence includes these proteins:
- the LOC123429711 gene encoding uncharacterized protein LOC123429711, protein MSFIPESPAARKLLARSGGAMTRSMRDAGLGFDLDGAGRFLAPLWELIKQKAAELAAFLASLLTVLAKKADELFPPETRSETLAQWVRIGVTVVLPAALGALVLFWLARCCCRCCCGRRRGGRTMVAPGRRGARMPRYAFEDDPRTYFRDLRAKKPLVY, encoded by the coding sequence ATGTCTTTCATCCCGGAGTCACCTGCAGCGAGGAAGCTCCTGGCACGGAGCGGCGGAGCCATGACGCGATCCATGCGCGACGCCGGCCTCGGCTTCGACCTCGACGGCGCCGGGCGCTTTCTTGCTCCCCTGTGGGAGCTCATCAAGCAGAAGGCCGCCGAGCTCGCAGCCTTCCTCGCCAGCCTCCTCACCGTGCTCGCCAAGAAGGCGGACGAGCTCTTCCCCCCGGAGACCCGCTCGGAGACGCTCGCGCAGTGGGTCCGCATCGGCGTCACCGTCGTGCTCCCGGCCGCGCTCGGCGCGCTTGTGCTGTTCTGGCTCGCCcgctgctgctgccgctgctgctgCGGCCGCCGCCGCGGCGGGCGAACGATGGTGGCTCCCGGCCGCCGCGGCGCGCGCATGCCGCGCTATGCGTTCGAGGATGATCCACGGACATACTTCCGCGACCTCCGTGCAAAAAAGCCCCTCGTATACTAG